In the genome of Syngnathoides biaculeatus isolate LvHL_M chromosome 14, ASM1980259v1, whole genome shotgun sequence, one region contains:
- the LOC133511854 gene encoding ras-related protein M-Ras isoform X1: MATSAVPSDNLPTYKLVVVGDGGVGKSALTIQFFQKIFVPDYDPTIEDSYLKHTEIDGQWAILDVLDTAGQEEFSAMREQYMRTGDGFLIVFSVTDKASFEHVDRFHQLILRVKDREAFPMVLVANKVDLVHLRKITTEQGQEMAAKHNITYIETSAKDPPMNVDKAFHELVRVIRQQVPERNQKKKKKLKWRAERSTGSHRFRCVIL, encoded by the exons ATGGCGACCAGCGCGGTGCCGAGCGACAACCTGCCAACGTACAAGCTGGTAGTGGTGGGAGACGGCGGCGTCGGAAAGAGCGCGCTCACCATCCAGTTTTTCCAGAAGATCTTTGTGCCGGACTATGATCCCACCATAGAGGACTCGTACCTTAAACACACGGAAATCGACGGACAGTGGGCCATACTGGACG tgctggacacagccgGTCAGGAGGAGTTCAGCGCCATGCGGGAGCAGTACATGAGGACGGGAGACGGCTTCCTCATCGTCTTCTCGGTGACGGACAAGGCCAGCTTCGAACACGTGGACCGCTTCCATCAGCTGATACTGCGGGTCAAAGACAG GGAAGCCTTTCCGATGGTGCTGGTGGCAAACAAGGTGGACTTGGTCCATTTGAGGAAGATCACCACTGAGCAGGGCCAAGAGATGGCGGCAAAACATAAC ATCACTTACATTGAAACCAGTGCCAAGGACCCCCCAATGAATGTAGACAAGGCCTTCCACGAGCTGGTCCGTGTCATAAG GCAACAAGTCCCCGAGCgaaaccagaagaagaagaagaagctgaaaTGGCGAGCGGAGCGATCGACGGGTTCTCACAGGTTCCGCTGCGTCATTTTGTGA
- the LOC133511854 gene encoding ras-related protein M-Ras isoform X2 produces the protein MATSAVPSDNLPTYKLVVVGDGGVGKSALTIQFFQKIFVPDYDPTIEDSYLKHTEIDGQWAILDVLDTAGQEEFSAMREQYMRTGDGFLIVFSVTDKASFEHVDRFHQLILRVKDREAFPMVLVANKVDLVHLRKITTEQGQEMAAKHNITYIETSAKDPPMNVDKAFHELVRVIR, from the exons ATGGCGACCAGCGCGGTGCCGAGCGACAACCTGCCAACGTACAAGCTGGTAGTGGTGGGAGACGGCGGCGTCGGAAAGAGCGCGCTCACCATCCAGTTTTTCCAGAAGATCTTTGTGCCGGACTATGATCCCACCATAGAGGACTCGTACCTTAAACACACGGAAATCGACGGACAGTGGGCCATACTGGACG tgctggacacagccgGTCAGGAGGAGTTCAGCGCCATGCGGGAGCAGTACATGAGGACGGGAGACGGCTTCCTCATCGTCTTCTCGGTGACGGACAAGGCCAGCTTCGAACACGTGGACCGCTTCCATCAGCTGATACTGCGGGTCAAAGACAG GGAAGCCTTTCCGATGGTGCTGGTGGCAAACAAGGTGGACTTGGTCCATTTGAGGAAGATCACCACTGAGCAGGGCCAAGAGATGGCGGCAAAACATAAC ATCACTTACATTGAAACCAGTGCCAAGGACCCCCCAATGAATGTAGACAAGGCCTTCCACGAGCTGGTCCGTGTCATAAGGTAA
- the tmem177 gene encoding transmembrane protein 177 isoform X2 — MASRFLKYAVLLQKYRTGVLVASCGGVFAANMFYHVFPDLSYRQLYQAWYKGEPVTLSDKLEVLFQQVLKDYSVEPSKQFSAFASFGFHPVSAGVPWLPAGAQIGIPANFNSTAADHGGITNRTIFINAQKFAIAREVARLQSGAPVVSAAVAPLCLGGVWVYSVVLKQVFGVHAGPALLRGAANLAALGLGAVSYFLTSDAVTQWSDYSSDRRAAEVSRDYAKGGLEFYDKILSRNKTLRSLMGRKGEEIYAPSGNLFPANILQLKHTPYTSRREGILTLINKDKI; from the exons ATGGCATCTCGCTTCCTCAAGTATGCAGTGCTACTTCAGAAGTACAGAACCGGAGTGCTGGTAGCAAGCTGCGGTGGCGTCTTTGCAGCCAACATGTTCTACCACGTCTTCCCTGACCTGTCGTACCGCCAGCTCTACCAGGCCTGGTACAAAGGCGAGCCGGTCACCCTGTCTGACAAGCTAGAGGTCCTTTTCCAGCAG GTGCTGAAGGACTACAGTGTCGAGCCATCCAAGCAGTTCTCTGCTTTCGCCTCCTTTGGTTTCCACCCAGTCAGCGCTGGCGTCCCTTGGCTCCCTGCAGGGGCTCAAATTGGCATCCCGGCAAACTTTAACAGCACGGCCGCTGACCACGGTGGCATCACCAACCGGACTATTTTCATTAATG CACAGAAATTCGCCATCGCCCGGGAAGTGGCCCGTTTGCAGTCGGGTGCACCCGTCGTGAGTGCCGCAGTCGCCCCCTTGTGCCTGGGTGGGGTCTGGGTGTACAGTGTGGTGCTGAAGCAAGTGTTCGGGGTCCACGCTGGGCCCGCTTTGCTGCGTGGAGCTGCGAACCTCGCGGCGCTGGGGCTCGGCGCCGTGTCCTACTTCCTCACCTCGGACGCCGTTACCCAGTGGTCTGATTACAGCTCGGACCGGCGGGCCGCCGAGGTGTCCCGCGACTACGCCAAGGGCGGGCTAGAGTTTTACGACAAGATTCTGTCGAGAAACAAGACGCTGCGCTCACTCATGGGACGGAAAGGGGAGGAGATTTATGCGCCCAGTGGGAACTTGTTTCCTGCGAACATCCTTCAGCTGAAGCATACACCGTATACCTCGAGGAGGGAGGGCATCCTCACTCTGATTAACAAGGACAAGATTTAA
- the tmem177 gene encoding transmembrane protein 177 isoform X1, which translates to MASRFLKYAVLLQKYRTGVLVASCGGVFAANMFYHVFPDLSYRQLYQAWYKGEPVTLSDKLEVLFQQVLKDYSVEPSKQFSAFASFGFHPVSAGVPWLPAGAQIGIPANFNSTAADHGGITNRTIFINGKTVEWDSEPGTALKESLVFSPQAQKFAIAREVARLQSGAPVVSAAVAPLCLGGVWVYSVVLKQVFGVHAGPALLRGAANLAALGLGAVSYFLTSDAVTQWSDYSSDRRAAEVSRDYAKGGLEFYDKILSRNKTLRSLMGRKGEEIYAPSGNLFPANILQLKHTPYTSRREGILTLINKDKI; encoded by the exons ATGGCATCTCGCTTCCTCAAGTATGCAGTGCTACTTCAGAAGTACAGAACCGGAGTGCTGGTAGCAAGCTGCGGTGGCGTCTTTGCAGCCAACATGTTCTACCACGTCTTCCCTGACCTGTCGTACCGCCAGCTCTACCAGGCCTGGTACAAAGGCGAGCCGGTCACCCTGTCTGACAAGCTAGAGGTCCTTTTCCAGCAG GTGCTGAAGGACTACAGTGTCGAGCCATCCAAGCAGTTCTCTGCTTTCGCCTCCTTTGGTTTCCACCCAGTCAGCGCTGGCGTCCCTTGGCTCCCTGCAGGGGCTCAAATTGGCATCCCGGCAAACTTTAACAGCACGGCCGCTGACCACGGTGGCATCACCAACCGGACTATTTTCATTAATGGTAAAACAGTAGAGTGGGACAGTGAGCCGGGCACGGCTCTCAAAGAGTCACTGGTGTTCTCCCCCCAAGCACAGAAATTCGCCATCGCCCGGGAAGTGGCCCGTTTGCAGTCGGGTGCACCCGTCGTGAGTGCCGCAGTCGCCCCCTTGTGCCTGGGTGGGGTCTGGGTGTACAGTGTGGTGCTGAAGCAAGTGTTCGGGGTCCACGCTGGGCCCGCTTTGCTGCGTGGAGCTGCGAACCTCGCGGCGCTGGGGCTCGGCGCCGTGTCCTACTTCCTCACCTCGGACGCCGTTACCCAGTGGTCTGATTACAGCTCGGACCGGCGGGCCGCCGAGGTGTCCCGCGACTACGCCAAGGGCGGGCTAGAGTTTTACGACAAGATTCTGTCGAGAAACAAGACGCTGCGCTCACTCATGGGACGGAAAGGGGAGGAGATTTATGCGCCCAGTGGGAACTTGTTTCCTGCGAACATCCTTCAGCTGAAGCATACACCGTATACCTCGAGGAGGGAGGGCATCCTCACTCTGATTAACAAGGACAAGATTTAA